The Phoenix dactylifera cultivar Barhee BC4 chromosome 17, palm_55x_up_171113_PBpolish2nd_filt_p, whole genome shotgun sequence genome contains a region encoding:
- the LOC103717581 gene encoding probable adenylate kinase 6, chloroplastic, with protein sequence MPALNRLLRAGAAARPLAAAARGWLSSLVSSEADARVPASLARQGLPARRDPGSRSVQWVFLGCPGVGKGTYASRLSQLVGVPHIATGDLVREELASSSPLAQQLADIVNQGKLVSDEIIINLLSKRLESGAAKGESGFILDGFPRTIRQAEILEGVTDIDLVVNLKLREDVLLAKCLGRRICSQCGGNFNVASIDIKGENGRPGIFMAPLLPPAQCMTKLVTRSDDTEEVVKERLRIYYEMSQPVEEFYRSRGKLLEFDLPGGIPESWPKLLQVLNLEDHDDKQSAAA encoded by the exons aTGCCGGCCCTGAACCGCCTCCTGAGAGCCGGCGCTGCCGCCCGTCCGCTGGCCGCGGCGGCGAGGGGGTGGCTCTCGTCCCTGGTCTCCTCGGAAGCGGACGCCCGCGTCCCGGCGAGCCTTGCCCGCCAGGGGCTGCCGGCAAGGAGGGATCCCGGGAGCCGGAGCGTGCAGTGGGTGTTTCTCGGCTGCCCCGGCGTCGGGAAGGGCACCTATGCCAGCCGCCTCTCCCAGCTCGTCGGCGTCCCCCACATCGCCACCGGCGATCTCGTCCGCGAGGAGCTCGCCTCCTCCAGCCCCCTCGCCCAACAG CTTGCTGATATTGTGAATCAAGGCAAATTGGTGTCAGATGAGATCATCATAAATTTGTTGTCCAAACGTCTTGAAAGTGGAGCAGCTAAGGGTGAATCAGGATTCATTCTTGATGGTTTTCCACGAACAATAAGACAAGCG GAAATACTGGAGGGAGTGACAGATATTGACCTGGTTGTGAACCTTAAGCTTAGAGAAGATGTACTGCTTGCAAAATGCCTTGGTAGAAGGATCTGCAGCCAGTGTGGTGGGAACTTCAATGTTGCCTCCATCGACATCAAGGGTGAGAATGGGAGACCTGGTATATTCATGGCCCCACTTCtacctcctgcacagtgcatgACAAAGCTAGTTACTCGATCTGATGATACTGAAGAGGTGGTAAAAGAACGATTACGTATATACTATGAAATG AGCCAACCAGTGGAGGAGTTCTACCGCAGCCGAGGGAAGCTCTTAGAGTTTGATTTGCCAGGAGGAATCCCGGAGTCTTGGCCAAAGCTGTTGCAAGTTTTGAATCTTGAAGACCATGATGACAAGCAATCTGCAGCAGCATGA